A single window of Gymnogyps californianus isolate 813 chromosome 16, ASM1813914v2, whole genome shotgun sequence DNA harbors:
- the CCDC63 gene encoding coiled-coil domain-containing protein 63 gives MGRSQRGGPSLRQKLSDFPVKEKEKLAEAEIRRLQKQFRIAVEKRKSYGANVRQQMQAQEKEIESLTQEHKEVSLTLSQITSLRNAMLDDRNCMELQCLLQTKYQYDSLIRDRKALLADLDNQILELEKKIVKQNQIAVKVKQANSSKRMQKQIETLEMRLNNVTVHFDTILTRNNKLREEIENLRIQKAILDNFYLKLHKKLDQQRRRMNTAIEQSAQAYERRTEALARISAMNERHSKDTVQYNVELQERERVLDQETKLKTFMLAKFTDRSELEEQAKKKKALKAAQRAKRSQGESFESREVAYKRLLELAEDGDIDRLVNGFIEKEEKNFACFSYATELNNEMEKMQWRIKGLQNEITALMTDQEYTESSSLHVLKELEEKLMETTEEASQYEDRCKESSKVLGQLKSGMEALFKEINCDATEIMKQLGESGQITDLNLMQFFGLVEKKTNELLLMESILRYTSADGSHPAQPFANPLLGGTGLLRVMDRAQLCPPPPTPDGTADAIDALEVPLDHGQLRQLILQSHEKERGNAAGTGKKGKNGVKV, from the exons CGGGGAGGGCCCTCTTTGAGGCAGAAGCTTTCGGACTTCcctgtgaaggagaaagaaaagctggctGAAGCCGAGATCAGGAGACTGCAGAAACAGTTTCGGATAgcagtggagaagaggaaatcTTATGGTGCCAACGTGAGGCAGCAAATGCAGGCTCAGGA aaaagaaatagagtCGCTGACTCAAGAACACAAAGAGGTGTCATTAACGCTGAGCCAGATCACGTCCCTGAGAAACGCGATGCTGGATGACAGAAATTGTATGGAGCTCCAATGCCTTCTGCAGACCAAATATCAGTATGATTCTCTGATTAGAGACAGAAAAGCCCTGTTAGCTGACCTGGACAACCAG ATActagagctggaaaaaaagatcgTGAAGCAAAACCAGATAGCAGTGAAGGTGAAGCAAGCGAACAGTAGCAAACGGATGCAAAAGCAGATTGAGACACTGGAGATGCGTCTAAACAAC GTCACTGTCCATTTTGATACCATCCTGACCAGAAATAACAAGCTCCGAGAAGAGATTGAAAACCTGCGAATCCAGAAAGCCATTTTGGACAACTTCTACTTGAAGCTCCATAAGAAGCTGGatcagcagaggagaaggatgaaCACTGCCATTGAGCAATCCGCACAAGCCTACGAGCGGCG GACAGAGGCTCTGGCAAGGATTTCAGCCATGAATGAAAGGCACAGCAAAGACACTGTCCAGTACAATGTCGAGCTGCAGGAGCGGGAGCGCGTCCTTGACCAGGAGACCAAACTGAAAACCTTCATGCTCGCCAAATTTACAGATCGCTCTGAACTGGAGGAACaggccaaaaagaaaaaag CCTTGAAGGCAGCCCAGCGGGCCAAGCGGAGCCAAGGGGAGAGCTTCGAGAGCCGGGAGGTGGCTTACAAGCGCCTGCTGGAGCTGGCGGAGGACGGGGACATCGACCGGCTGGTGAATGGCTTCattgaaaaggaggagaagaacTTCGCCTGCTTCAGCTACGCCACTGAGCTGAACAACGAGATGGAGAAGATGCAGTGGAGGATCAAGGGCCTCCAG AACGAAATTACGGCCCTCATGACGGACCAGGAGTACACGGAGAGCAGCAGCCTTCATGTCCTGAAGGAGCTGGAG GAAAAACTAATGGAAACCACAGAGGAAGCCAGCCAGTACGAAGACAGATGCAAAGAGAGCAGCAAAGTCCTGGGCCAGCTCAAATCTGGCATGGAAGCCCTGTTCAAAGAAATCAACTGCGACGCTACGGAGATAATGAAGCAGCTCGGAGAAAGCGGGCAGATCACGGACCTGAACCTGATGCAGTTTTTTG gTCTCGTGGAAAAGAAGACCAACGAGCTCCTGCTGATGGAGTCCATCCTGCGCTACACATCGGCTGACGGCTCGCACCCGGCCCAGCCCTTCGCCAACCCGCTGCTGGGCGGCACCGGGCTGCTCCGGGTGATGGATCGGGCCCAGctctgcccgccgccccccacCCCGGACGGCACCGCCGACGCCATCGACGCCT TGGAAGTGCCGCTGGACCACGGCCAGCTGCGCCAGCTGATTCTCCAGAGCCACGAGAAGGAGCGGGGCAATGCCGCCGGCACGGGCAAGAAGGGGAAGAACGGCGTTAAGGTGTGA
- the MYL2 gene encoding myosin regulatory light chain 2, ventricular/cardiac muscle isoform isoform X1 codes for MGLFLAWSGMYLLFQPRGSEGLPPRYLSQQHRQLCEAMAPKKAKKRIEGANSNVFSMFEQAQIQEFKEAFTIMDQNRDGFIDKADLRDTFAALGRLNVKNEEIDEMIKEAPGPINFTVFLTMFGEKLKGADPEETILNAFKVFDPEGKGLKSAYIKEMLMTQGERFSQEEIDQMFAAFPPDISGNLDYKNLVHVITHGEEKD; via the exons ATGGGGTTATTTTTAGCCTGGAGTGGGATGTATTTATTGTTTCAGCCCAGGGGAAGCGAGGGACTGCCTCCGAGGTACCTCTCACAGCAACATCGGCAGCTGTGTGAAGCCATG GCACCCAAGAAAGCCAAGAAGAGGATTGAAGGTGCTAATTCCAACGTCTTCTCTATGTTCGAGCAGGCCCAGATCCAGGAATTCAAAGAG GCGTTCACCATCATGGATCAGAACCGGGACGGCTTCATCGACAAGGCGGATCTGAGAGACACGTTTGCTGCGCTCG GGCGCCTGAATGTGAAAAACGAGGAGATCGATGAGATGATAAAGGAGGCACCCGGCCCAATCAACTTCACCGTGTTCCTCACCATGTTTGGGGAGAAACTCAAGG GTGCTGACCCAGAGGAGACGATCCTGAACGCGTTCAAGGTGTTTGATCCAGAGGGGAAAGGCCTGAAATCTGCCTA CAtcaaagaaatgctgatgaCACAGGGCGAGAGGTTTTCCCAGGAAGAG ATCGATCAGATGTTTGCAGCCTTCCCTCCAGATATATCTGGCAACCTGGATTACAAAAACCTTGTCCATGTCATTACGCACGGCGAAGAGAAAGACTAG
- the MYL2 gene encoding myosin regulatory light chain 2, ventricular/cardiac muscle isoform isoform X2 — MFEQAQIQEFKEVGVTQCCSPLGRLNVKNEEIDEMIKEAPGPINFTVFLTMFGEKLKGADPEETILNAFKVFDPEGKGLKSAYIKEMLMTQGERFSQEEIDQMFAAFPPDISGNLDYKNLVHVITHGEEKD; from the exons ATGTTCGAGCAGGCCCAGATCCAGGAATTCAAAGAGGTAGGTG TCACCCAATGCTGCTCTCCCCTAGGGCGCCTGAATGTGAAAAACGAGGAGATCGATGAGATGATAAAGGAGGCACCCGGCCCAATCAACTTCACCGTGTTCCTCACCATGTTTGGGGAGAAACTCAAGG GTGCTGACCCAGAGGAGACGATCCTGAACGCGTTCAAGGTGTTTGATCCAGAGGGGAAAGGCCTGAAATCTGCCTA CAtcaaagaaatgctgatgaCACAGGGCGAGAGGTTTTCCCAGGAAGAG ATCGATCAGATGTTTGCAGCCTTCCCTCCAGATATATCTGGCAACCTGGATTACAAAAACCTTGTCCATGTCATTACGCACGGCGAAGAGAAAGACTAG